From Selenomonas sp. AB3002, one genomic window encodes:
- a CDS encoding LysR family transcriptional regulator codes for MEFRQLEYFCTISELENFTRTAEVLHVSQPSVTKAIKALEAELGVTLIDRSQKRATLTEEGKVFLLHAQRIMQDAESARRDMQRFRRDKHETLRFGIPPMVEAYLFPDFFTKFRRAFPDVTLDVQEFADSDEVKNRADLEELDFGIVLGGTEDNDHALPIMEDAMSVCLHPEHPLAGKRIITFEDLAGEKFIMQQPRTYQYREVCARCNEAGFVPDVLLCTSQLKTIKQLVANQEGISILPDFVTSMESIFVRRPLSPELEVMVYLYWGQQRSLSKVDNRLTDFMREYAATDEFKQRFLGTHKPEGSKA; via the coding sequence ATGGAGTTTCGGCAACTGGAGTATTTTTGCACCATCAGTGAGCTGGAAAATTTTACGCGCACGGCTGAGGTGCTGCATGTTTCCCAGCCCTCTGTCACCAAGGCCATCAAGGCTTTGGAGGCGGAACTGGGGGTGACGCTCATTGATCGCAGCCAGAAGCGGGCCACTCTTACGGAGGAGGGGAAAGTGTTCCTGCTCCATGCTCAGCGCATCATGCAGGATGCGGAGAGTGCCAGGCGGGATATGCAGAGGTTCCGGCGGGATAAGCATGAGACTCTGCGCTTTGGCATTCCACCTATGGTGGAGGCCTATCTCTTCCCAGATTTCTTCACCAAGTTCAGGCGGGCCTTTCCCGATGTGACTCTTGATGTGCAGGAGTTTGCCGATTCTGATGAGGTGAAGAACAGGGCAGATCTGGAGGAACTGGACTTCGGCATCGTGCTGGGAGGCACAGAGGACAATGACCATGCGCTGCCCATCATGGAGGATGCCATGAGCGTCTGCCTGCACCCGGAGCACCCGCTGGCAGGCAAAAGGATAATCACCTTTGAGGATCTGGCAGGAGAAAAGTTCATCATGCAGCAGCCCCGCACTTACCAGTACCGTGAAGTGTGTGCCCGCTGCAATGAGGCGGGGTTCGTGCCGGATGTGCTGCTCTGCACTTCCCAGCTCAAGACCATCAAGCAGCTGGTGGCTAATCAGGAGGGTATTTCCATCCTGCCGGATTTCGTCACCAGCATGGAGAGCATCTTTGTCAGGCGTCCTCTTTCTCCGGAACTGGAGGTCATGGTATACCTGTATTGGGGACAGCAGCGTTCCCTGTCAAAGGTGGACAACCGTCTCACTGATTTCATGCGGGAGTACGCTGCCACAGATGAATTCAAGCAAAGGTTTTTGGGAACCCACAAGCCTGAAGGGAGCAAGGCATAG
- a CDS encoding AAA family ATPase produces the protein MQLKRLEAYGFKSFADKITIDFDSGITAIVGPNGSGKSNITDAIRWVLGEQNVRNLRGARAEDIIFTGSAARKPLGLAEVSLFFANDGTLPVDFREVVVTRRLYRSGESEFYINRSRCRLKDIYNLFADTGIGHDGMSIIGQNRIDDILNSKPEERRLFFEETAGITKYRSRKRETLRRLTDTEGNLVRVQDIIREIENQLEPLAQQAERTRIYNGLSEEQKKCRLTQLAVDYQRESRRHSENEQNLQKKREEALIAEAEVNKAEARRQELGQKLIDLEKTMQEQAGKSERLRQNIEAASREVAALEERQEQSKAVKERILARRQELSSLLASKVAELAGLAAEEKQKQADWQLAGELLQKERERAAAYKGTIASRQQEVNAAREAVLTAQRKLTSVQQECAMLERMQQAYEGFGKAPKAILKAREPWRKGVAGAVAELMEVPAEYVTAIEVALGSAQQNLVTRDTDTAKAAIAFLKQQHLGRATFLPLSTIVQRTVPDLQVAGDPGVLDWASRLVKVPAEYSKVADFLLARTLVVDNLDHALALARKHNQKLRLVTLTGELINPGGSLSGGGKGHQEAGFLNRSAEIETLQGKISQGKARAEEAEAKLASAQKLLEEARQDAEELASLIHEREIKQAVLKQEALRAGERLENSRQEKARGEKALKDNEQEEKELAEGAAASLQRLKEIEAQQREWQDSYDESQERHAGLYKQRMDALTESQELEQAARKAGRVRQQLQEEVHKLEIVSTKLEMALEEWKENLFSEYGLTPDRAAEEALDMEPALLKARLHELGEKIKALGPVNPNALQEHEELSKRHGFMEKQAKDLVEAKENLEKILAEMDEAMSKQFKEAFSQIQLYFSEIFVRLFGGGEAELRLTDTEDVLNSGVEILVTLPQKKRQNMSALSGGERALTVIALLFSFLRYKPSPFSVLDEIDAPLDEANVIRFGAFLREFAEETQFIVVTHRKGTMEAVDTMYGVTIEDAGVSRILSVKLDDLADKGA, from the coding sequence TTGCAGCTTAAAAGATTGGAGGCATACGGCTTCAAGTCCTTTGCCGATAAGATAACCATAGATTTTGACTCGGGCATCACCGCTATCGTAGGGCCTAATGGCAGCGGCAAGAGCAATATCACCGATGCTATCCGCTGGGTGCTGGGTGAGCAGAATGTCCGCAATCTGCGCGGAGCCAGGGCTGAGGACATCATCTTTACGGGCTCTGCCGCCAGAAAGCCCTTGGGGCTGGCGGAGGTGTCCCTGTTCTTTGCCAATGACGGCACTCTGCCTGTGGATTTCCGGGAAGTGGTGGTGACCCGCAGGCTCTACCGCAGCGGGGAAAGCGAGTTCTACATCAACCGTTCCCGCTGCCGCCTGAAGGATATCTACAACCTCTTCGCGGACACGGGCATCGGCCACGACGGCATGAGCATCATCGGCCAGAACCGCATCGATGATATCCTGAACAGCAAGCCCGAGGAGCGGCGCCTGTTCTTTGAGGAAACGGCAGGCATCACCAAGTACCGTTCCCGCAAGCGGGAAACCCTGCGCCGCCTGACGGATACGGAAGGGAATCTGGTGCGTGTCCAGGACATCATCCGGGAGATAGAGAACCAGCTGGAACCTCTGGCCCAGCAGGCAGAGCGCACCCGCATCTACAACGGCCTCTCAGAGGAGCAGAAGAAATGCCGACTCACCCAGCTGGCTGTTGATTACCAGCGGGAAAGCCGGCGCCATAGTGAAAATGAGCAGAACCTCCAGAAAAAACGTGAGGAAGCGCTCATTGCCGAGGCTGAGGTCAACAAGGCAGAGGCCCGCCGCCAGGAACTGGGCCAAAAGCTCATCGACCTGGAAAAGACCATGCAGGAACAGGCTGGCAAGAGCGAAAGGCTTCGCCAGAACATCGAAGCTGCCAGTCGTGAGGTGGCGGCCCTGGAGGAACGGCAGGAACAGAGCAAGGCTGTCAAGGAGAGAATCCTGGCCCGCCGTCAGGAGCTCAGCAGCCTGCTAGCCAGTAAGGTGGCAGAACTGGCGGGACTGGCTGCAGAGGAAAAGCAGAAGCAGGCAGACTGGCAGCTGGCAGGGGAACTGCTGCAAAAGGAACGGGAGCGGGCTGCGGCCTACAAGGGCACCATTGCTTCCCGTCAGCAGGAAGTAAACGCTGCTCGTGAGGCAGTGCTCACAGCCCAGAGAAAGCTCACTTCTGTCCAGCAGGAATGCGCCATGCTGGAACGCATGCAGCAAGCCTATGAGGGCTTTGGCAAGGCGCCCAAGGCGATACTGAAAGCCCGTGAGCCCTGGCGCAAGGGCGTTGCAGGCGCCGTGGCTGAGCTGATGGAGGTGCCTGCTGAATATGTCACTGCCATCGAGGTGGCTTTGGGTTCTGCCCAGCAGAATCTGGTCACCAGGGATACGGATACCGCCAAGGCGGCTATTGCTTTCCTGAAACAGCAGCATCTGGGCCGGGCTACCTTCCTGCCCCTTTCCACCATTGTCCAGCGCACGGTGCCTGACTTGCAGGTGGCAGGGGATCCGGGGGTGCTGGATTGGGCCAGCCGCCTGGTGAAGGTGCCTGCTGAATACAGCAAGGTGGCAGATTTCCTGCTGGCCAGGACCCTGGTGGTGGATAATCTCGACCATGCGCTGGCTCTGGCCAGGAAGCATAATCAGAAGCTGCGGCTGGTGACCCTCACCGGCGAGCTCATAAATCCTGGCGGTTCTCTCTCTGGTGGCGGCAAAGGCCATCAGGAGGCAGGCTTCCTCAACCGCAGTGCCGAGATTGAGACGCTGCAGGGAAAAATCAGCCAGGGCAAAGCCCGGGCTGAGGAGGCTGAGGCAAAGCTTGCTTCAGCCCAGAAACTTTTGGAGGAAGCCAGGCAGGACGCCGAGGAGCTGGCCAGCCTTATCCATGAGAGGGAAATCAAGCAGGCGGTGCTGAAGCAGGAAGCCCTGCGAGCCGGGGAAAGGCTGGAGAACTCCCGTCAGGAAAAGGCCCGGGGAGAGAAGGCCCTCAAGGACAATGAGCAGGAGGAAAAGGAACTGGCCGAAGGAGCCGCTGCCAGCCTGCAGCGCCTGAAGGAAATAGAAGCTCAGCAGCGTGAATGGCAGGATTCCTACGATGAGAGCCAGGAGCGCCATGCGGGACTTTACAAGCAGCGCATGGATGCACTCACAGAAAGCCAGGAACTGGAGCAGGCCGCCCGCAAGGCGGGCCGGGTCAGGCAGCAGCTACAGGAAGAAGTCCACAAGCTGGAGATTGTCAGCACCAAGCTGGAAATGGCTCTGGAGGAGTGGAAAGAAAATCTCTTCAGTGAATATGGCCTTACCCCTGACAGGGCGGCTGAAGAAGCATTGGACATGGAGCCTGCTCTCCTCAAGGCACGGCTCCATGAACTGGGAGAGAAAATCAAGGCCTTGGGCCCCGTAAACCCCAATGCCCTGCAGGAGCATGAGGAGCTTTCCAAGCGTCATGGTTTCATGGAAAAGCAGGCCAAGGACCTGGTGGAGGCCAAGGAAAATCTGGAGAAGATACTGGCTGAGATGGACGAGGCCATGTCCAAGCAGTTCAAGGAAGCCTTTTCCCAGATACAGCTTTACTTCAGCGAGATTTTCGTGCGTCTTTTTGGGGGCGGCGAAGCGGAGCTGCGTCTTACGGACACTGAGGATGTATTGAATTCAGGTGTGGAGATACTGGTGACCCTGCCCCAGAAGAAGCGGCAGAACATGTCTGCCCTGTCCGGCGGAGAGAGGGCCCTGACAGTCATCGCCCTGCTGTTCTCCTTCCTCAGATACAAGCCTTCGCCCTTCTCGGTGCTGGATGAGATAGACGCGCCCCTGGATGAGGCTAATGTCATACGCTTTGGCGCTTTCCTGCGGGAGTTTGCAGAGGAAACCCAGTTCATCGTGGTGACTCACCGCAAAGGCACCATGGAGGCGGTGGATACCATGTACGGGGTGACCATAGAGGATGCGGGCGTTTCCCGTATCCTGTCGGTGAAATTGGATGATTTAGCAGATAAAGGAGCATAA
- a CDS encoding shikimate dehydrogenase, with the protein MNTGKTKNLGVMGWPIAHSLSPAMQQAAIEQAGIDYSYVALPVEPEKLPQAVEGLKALNFSGWNVTIPHKRAIMPLLDEIDEDAVIIGAVNTVVNREGQLKGYNTDMLGFLSPLQEKGVKLAGARALILGAGGATRAVLWGLLRSGVAAVTLAVRTPEKGESLAEEFRSRTEADISVCAFGSEAFRKAEAEANILVNTTPLGMTPKVEEAPPVDWDSVKASAFVYDIIYTPAETRFLREAREHGCAIQNGEAMLAGQGAAALALWTDIEPDAACMCHALRAELSKR; encoded by the coding sequence ATGAACACAGGCAAGACAAAGAATCTTGGGGTCATGGGGTGGCCCATCGCCCACTCCCTTTCCCCTGCCATGCAGCAGGCGGCCATTGAGCAGGCTGGCATCGACTACAGCTATGTGGCCCTGCCCGTGGAGCCTGAGAAACTGCCTCAGGCAGTGGAGGGGCTGAAAGCCCTGAACTTTTCCGGCTGGAACGTGACCATTCCCCACAAGCGGGCCATCATGCCTTTGCTGGATGAGATAGATGAGGATGCTGTCATCATTGGGGCAGTGAATACCGTGGTGAACAGGGAAGGCCAGCTCAAAGGCTATAACACTGATATGCTGGGTTTCCTGAGTCCCTTGCAGGAAAAGGGCGTGAAGCTGGCAGGCGCCAGGGCACTTATCCTGGGGGCGGGGGGCGCTACCAGGGCAGTGCTTTGGGGCCTCCTGAGAAGCGGTGTGGCTGCTGTGACTTTGGCTGTGCGCACACCGGAGAAGGGGGAGTCTCTGGCAGAGGAATTCAGGAGCCGCACTGAGGCAGATATTTCTGTCTGTGCCTTTGGCAGTGAAGCCTTCCGCAAGGCTGAAGCTGAAGCGAATATCCTGGTGAACACAACCCCTTTGGGCATGACACCAAAAGTCGAAGAAGCTCCTCCTGTGGACTGGGATTCAGTAAAGGCTTCTGCCTTTGTCTACGATATAATCTATACTCCCGCCGAGACTCGTTTCCTGCGGGAGGCCAGGGAGCATGGCTGTGCCATTCAGAACGGCGAAGCCATGCTGGCAGGGCAGGGGGCGGCAGCCCTGGCCCTTTGGACGGACATTGAGCCGGATGCAGCCTGTATGTGCCATGCACTGAGAGCGGAACTTTCCAAGAGATAA
- the pheS gene encoding phenylalanine--tRNA ligase subunit alpha, producing MEERIKALRAQASEAIKKAAGSLEELDDIRVQFLGKKGELTSILRGMGAVAKEERPRLGKIVNEARSELEKLIAEKNEELKARAMENRLASEKIDVTLPGRTQPLGHLHPLTLTLERIKDIFVHMGFSVEEGPEIERDYFNFEALNLPKDHPARDMQDSFYITEEILMRSQTSPVQARTMQRYSQAGEANKPIRMIAPGRVYRRDEYDATHSPMFTQVEGLVIDEGISLADLKGTLETFLRQIFGEKVGVRFRPSFFPFTEPSAEVDISCVMCHGKGCRVCKGTGWLEILGAGMVHPNVLAMSGYDPKKVSGFAFGMGVERIAMLSYGVDDLRLFYDNDMRFLRQF from the coding sequence ATGGAAGAAAGAATCAAGGCACTCAGGGCTCAGGCCTCGGAGGCCATCAAGAAGGCTGCAGGCAGCCTGGAGGAACTGGACGATATCCGTGTGCAGTTCCTGGGCAAGAAAGGTGAGCTCACCAGTATTCTGCGGGGCATGGGCGCCGTGGCCAAGGAAGAGCGCCCCCGCCTGGGCAAGATTGTGAACGAGGCCAGGAGCGAGCTGGAGAAGCTCATCGCTGAGAAGAATGAGGAGCTCAAGGCCCGTGCCATGGAGAACCGTCTCGCCAGCGAGAAGATTGATGTGACCCTGCCGGGCCGCACCCAGCCTTTGGGACATCTGCATCCCCTGACCCTGACCCTTGAGCGTATCAAGGACATCTTCGTCCACATGGGCTTTTCCGTGGAAGAGGGACCGGAGATTGAGCGGGACTACTTCAACTTCGAGGCCCTGAACCTGCCCAAGGATCACCCTGCCCGGGATATGCAGGATTCCTTCTATATCACTGAAGAAATCCTCATGCGCTCCCAAACTTCTCCGGTGCAGGCCCGCACCATGCAGCGCTACAGTCAGGCTGGTGAGGCCAACAAGCCTATCCGCATGATTGCTCCCGGCCGGGTCTATCGCCGTGATGAGTACGATGCCACCCATTCTCCCATGTTCACTCAGGTAGAGGGCCTGGTCATTGATGAGGGCATCAGCCTGGCAGACCTGAAGGGCACCCTGGAGACCTTCCTGCGCCAGATTTTCGGCGAGAAGGTGGGTGTGCGCTTCCGTCCCAGTTTCTTCCCTTTCACGGAGCCTTCTGCTGAGGTGGATATTTCCTGCGTCATGTGCCACGGCAAGGGCTGCCGGGTGTGCAAGGGCACGGGCTGGCTGGAAATCCTGGGGGCAGGCATGGTGCATCCCAATGTGCTGGCCATGAGCGGCTATGACCCCAAGAAGGTCAGCGGCTTTGCCTTCGGCATGGGCGTGGAGCGCATTGCCATGCTCTCCTATGGCGTGGATGATTTGCGCCTGTTCTACGACAACGATATGCGCTTCCTGCGCCAGTTCTGA
- a CDS encoding nicotinate phosphoribosyltransferase, whose product MTQFDKRNISMMMDFYEMTMSYGYFNDHDTDTKVVFDVFYRQNPDGGGFAIFAGLEQVIEYVENMRFSEDDIEYFRQQNMFSEEFLAFLRDFRFHGDIYAMPEGTVMYPNEPILTVVGSLIDAQLVETAILAQINHQSLIATKARRIVKAAGEGRAVSDFGARRAHNMDAATYGARAAYIGGVVGTATVSAGQMFDIPVSGTMAHSWVMFYGDEYEAFRHYAENYPDATVLLVDTYDVIHSGIPNAIRVAREVLEPMGKRLKGIRIDSGDLAYLSKRVRKMLDEAGLEDCMIVVSNSLDEFTIASLLSQGACIDSFGVGERLITAKSEPVFGAVYKLAAVGENGNFSPRIKVSENVEKITNPGLKDLYRVYDKDGHAVADMLAVCGEKVDMEQPFRYVDPQKPWKNRNFEGCTVKNLRRLYVQDGKRTQELPTLGEIRDYVKSQLKEEIWEEEQRFENPHRHYLDMTPDYYEMKMELLSETRKQHG is encoded by the coding sequence ATGACCCAGTTTGATAAACGCAATATTTCCATGATGATGGATTTCTACGAGATGACCATGTCCTATGGCTATTTCAATGACCACGACACGGATACCAAGGTGGTTTTTGATGTGTTCTACCGTCAGAACCCCGATGGGGGTGGTTTTGCCATTTTTGCCGGACTGGAGCAGGTCATTGAGTATGTGGAGAATATGCGTTTTTCGGAGGATGACATTGAGTATTTCCGCCAGCAGAATATGTTCTCTGAGGAATTCCTGGCCTTTTTGAGGGATTTCCGTTTCCATGGGGATATCTATGCCATGCCCGAGGGTACGGTGATGTACCCTAATGAGCCTATCCTGACGGTGGTGGGTTCCCTGATTGATGCCCAGCTGGTGGAGACGGCCATCCTCGCCCAAATCAACCACCAGTCACTGATTGCCACTAAGGCCCGCCGCATCGTAAAGGCTGCAGGTGAGGGGCGGGCTGTGTCCGATTTCGGCGCCCGCCGCGCCCACAATATGGATGCAGCCACCTACGGGGCCAGGGCTGCCTACATCGGCGGTGTGGTGGGCACTGCCACTGTGTCTGCTGGCCAGATGTTTGACATTCCCGTCAGCGGCACCATGGCTCACAGCTGGGTCATGTTCTATGGTGATGAGTACGAGGCCTTCCGGCACTATGCCGAGAATTATCCCGATGCCACGGTGCTGTTGGTGGATACCTATGATGTCATCCACTCCGGCATTCCCAATGCCATTCGCGTGGCCAGGGAAGTGTTGGAGCCTATGGGCAAGCGCCTCAAGGGCATCCGCATAGATTCCGGCGACCTGGCTTACCTTTCCAAGCGGGTGCGCAAGATGCTGGATGAGGCAGGCCTTGAGGACTGCATGATTGTGGTGTCCAACAGCCTGGACGAGTTCACCATCGCTTCCTTGCTGTCCCAGGGGGCCTGCATTGACAGCTTCGGCGTAGGCGAGCGCCTGATCACCGCCAAGTCCGAGCCGGTCTTTGGTGCGGTCTACAAGCTGGCTGCTGTGGGCGAGAACGGCAATTTCTCCCCCCGCATCAAGGTGTCTGAGAATGTGGAGAAAATCACCAACCCCGGCCTCAAGGACCTCTACCGCGTTTACGACAAGGACGGCCATGCGGTGGCGGATATGCTGGCAGTCTGCGGGGAGAAGGTTGACATGGAGCAGCCCTTCCGCTATGTGGATCCCCAGAAGCCTTGGAAAAACCGCAATTTCGAGGGCTGCACTGTGAAGAACCTGCGCCGCCTGTACGTGCAGGATGGCAAGCGCACCCAGGAACTGCCCACTTTAGGAGAGATTCGCGACTATGTGAAGTCCCAGCTGAAAGAAGAAATCTGGGAGGAAGAGCAGCGCTTTGAGAATCCCCACCGCCACTATTTGGATATGACGCCGGACTACTACGAGATGAAGATGGAACTGCTGTCCGAAACCAGGAAGCAGCACGGCTGA
- the ftsY gene encoding signal recognition particle-docking protein FtsY has translation MGFFDKLKKGLNKTRENLTNKIEKLVLGYADIDDDLLDELEETLIMADVGVKTTDKLMTAVRKGIKKKEINGPEDLKPFLQKEIAAILTAGEENDTTRTAKEGPTVLLTIGVNGAGKTTTIGKLSAYYKGQGKSVMLAAADTFRAAAIDQLEVWGERTGARVIKHEEGSDPAAVAYDAVQAAKARGIDVLIIDTAGRLQTKSNLMQELEKINRVIGREIPGAPHETLLVLDATTGQNAISQAQLFTKAAPISGVVLTKLDGTAKGGVVIGIKSELSMPVKWIGVGEGVEDLRPFVAEDFAKALFES, from the coding sequence ATGGGATTTTTTGACAAGCTGAAAAAGGGACTGAACAAGACCCGTGAGAATCTGACCAACAAGATAGAGAAACTGGTGCTGGGCTACGCCGACATCGACGATGACCTGCTGGACGAACTTGAGGAAACCCTCATCATGGCTGATGTGGGGGTGAAGACCACTGACAAGCTCATGACTGCCGTGCGCAAGGGCATCAAGAAAAAGGAAATCAACGGACCTGAGGATTTGAAGCCCTTCCTGCAGAAGGAGATTGCCGCTATCCTAACTGCCGGGGAGGAGAACGATACCACCCGCACGGCCAAGGAGGGCCCCACTGTGCTGCTGACCATCGGCGTCAACGGCGCAGGCAAGACCACCACCATCGGCAAGCTCAGTGCCTATTACAAGGGCCAGGGCAAGAGCGTCATGCTGGCAGCGGCAGATACCTTCCGCGCAGCTGCTATCGACCAGCTGGAGGTATGGGGGGAGCGTACCGGCGCGCGGGTCATCAAGCATGAGGAAGGTTCCGACCCCGCTGCTGTGGCCTATGATGCCGTGCAGGCAGCCAAGGCCCGCGGCATTGATGTACTGATCATCGATACCGCCGGACGCCTGCAGACCAAGTCCAATCTTATGCAGGAGCTGGAGAAGATCAACCGCGTCATAGGTCGTGAGATTCCCGGCGCTCCCCACGAGACTTTGCTGGTGCTGGATGCCACCACGGGCCAGAACGCCATCAGCCAGGCACAGCTTTTCACCAAGGCTGCGCCGATTTCCGGTGTGGTGCTCACCAAGCTGGACGGTACGGCCAAGGGCGGCGTGGTCATCGGCATCAAGTCCGAGCTTTCCATGCCTGTGAAATGGATTGGCGTGGGCGAGGGGGTCGAAGACTTGCGCCCCTTCGTGGCCGAGGATTTTGCCAAGGCTTTGTTTGAAAGTTAA
- the hypF gene encoding carbamoyltransferase HypF, which produces MALFHSKIYGIVQGVGFRPFVSRLADEFHICGNVCNKGPYVEIYAQGTRENLADFFRTLEERPPERSAILKVETEECAGKEFHDFEIIESAKEAGEIFVSPDIATCDKCRAELFDPGDRRYLHPFINCTACGPRLTILDSMPYDRERTSMGEFPMCAKCAEEYHSPATRRYDAQPVCCNDCGPELYLISEPQVRGTEALQRARQCLRQGGIVAIKGIGGFHLSCDAKNRETVARLRKLKHRPVKPFALMMKDMAAIEKECVIEPGQEEILTGHQKPILLLKRRVDSQLAQEVAPGNPKVGIMLPYTPLHMLLFDYPDGEDFPDSLVMTSGNPSGAPICRTDEDAAEALSPICNLMLSHNRKIRLRADDSVMDWLEGQPYMIRRSRGYAPLPFMMSGDFSPEGAVLGIGGELKNTFCLGKGSLLYPSPYIGDMSDLRTVAALRESVRRMGELLETEPKIVACDLHPRYNTTAVARELGLPLLPVQHHYAHILSCMAENDWQEPVLGISFDGTGYGTDGTVWGGEILKADYHGFERLGHIRPFLQTGGDKASREGWRIAIAMLYGLTKEQDKVRQLNEKLQLCPAKELASQFLMADKKLNAIKSTSAGRLFDGVSALLGIRSSSTFEGEASMYLEFAAEAYEDRFCAGLRSDIALLEMDKAALAPETFADAPFELPTEKLFALMLDGRLQEEADIEQLAFKFHAGLAAQITEACKLAREKTGLTTVALSGGVFQNHLLMRLVLQALRKEEFQVLKHSLVPLNDGGLALGQAAAALYRLKEMNG; this is translated from the coding sequence ATGGCACTTTTTCATAGCAAAATCTACGGCATTGTCCAGGGAGTGGGCTTCCGCCCCTTTGTCAGCCGTCTGGCCGATGAATTCCATATTTGCGGCAACGTATGCAACAAGGGGCCCTATGTGGAAATCTATGCCCAGGGCACAAGGGAAAACCTGGCTGATTTCTTCAGAACCCTGGAAGAACGCCCCCCGGAACGCTCCGCCATCCTGAAGGTCGAAACAGAAGAATGCGCCGGGAAAGAATTCCATGACTTTGAAATCATCGAAAGCGCCAAAGAAGCCGGGGAAATCTTTGTCTCCCCGGATATCGCCACCTGCGACAAGTGCCGGGCTGAGCTCTTTGATCCTGGAGACCGCCGCTACCTGCACCCCTTCATCAATTGCACCGCCTGCGGCCCCCGGCTCACTATCCTTGACTCCATGCCCTATGACAGGGAACGCACCAGCATGGGAGAATTCCCCATGTGCGCCAAATGCGCAGAGGAATACCATAGCCCTGCCACCCGCCGCTACGATGCCCAGCCTGTGTGCTGCAATGACTGCGGTCCGGAACTTTACCTCATAAGCGAGCCACAGGTGCGGGGAACCGAAGCCCTGCAAAGAGCCAGGCAGTGCCTGCGGCAGGGCGGCATTGTGGCCATCAAGGGCATTGGCGGCTTCCACCTCTCCTGCGATGCAAAAAACAGGGAAACCGTGGCCAGGCTCAGGAAGCTCAAGCACCGTCCTGTGAAGCCCTTTGCCCTGATGATGAAGGATATGGCCGCCATAGAAAAGGAATGTGTCATAGAGCCAGGGCAGGAGGAAATCCTCACAGGACACCAGAAGCCCATCCTGCTCCTGAAGCGCAGGGTTGACAGCCAGCTGGCCCAGGAAGTCGCCCCGGGCAATCCCAAGGTAGGAATTATGCTGCCCTACACCCCCCTGCACATGCTGCTCTTTGATTATCCGGACGGAGAGGACTTCCCCGACAGCCTGGTGATGACCAGCGGCAACCCTTCAGGCGCCCCCATCTGCCGCACAGACGAGGACGCTGCAGAAGCCCTTTCCCCTATCTGCAACCTGATGCTTTCCCACAACCGCAAGATAAGATTGCGGGCAGACGATTCAGTAATGGACTGGCTGGAAGGGCAGCCCTACATGATACGCCGCAGCCGCGGCTATGCTCCCCTGCCCTTTATGATGAGCGGAGACTTTTCCCCTGAAGGCGCGGTGCTGGGCATTGGCGGCGAACTGAAGAACACCTTCTGCCTGGGCAAGGGCAGCCTGCTTTATCCCTCCCCCTATATCGGCGATATGAGCGACCTGCGCACAGTGGCAGCTCTGCGGGAGTCAGTCAGGCGCATGGGCGAGCTGTTGGAAACCGAGCCCAAAATCGTTGCCTGCGATCTCCATCCCCGCTACAACACCACTGCCGTGGCCAGGGAACTTGGCCTGCCCCTGCTGCCTGTCCAGCACCACTATGCCCATATCCTCTCCTGCATGGCAGAAAATGACTGGCAGGAGCCGGTGCTTGGCATCTCCTTTGACGGCACGGGCTACGGCACGGACGGCACTGTCTGGGGCGGCGAGATACTGAAAGCAGATTACCATGGCTTTGAACGCCTGGGCCATATCCGCCCCTTCCTGCAGACGGGAGGCGACAAGGCCTCCCGGGAAGGCTGGCGCATAGCCATTGCCATGCTTTACGGCCTCACCAAAGAACAGGACAAAGTGCGGCAGCTCAATGAAAAACTGCAGCTCTGCCCCGCAAAGGAACTTGCCTCCCAGTTCCTCATGGCAGACAAGAAACTCAATGCCATCAAATCCACCAGCGCAGGCAGGCTTTTCGATGGCGTCAGCGCCCTGTTGGGCATCCGCAGCAGTTCCACCTTTGAAGGAGAGGCTTCCATGTATCTGGAATTTGCGGCCGAAGCCTATGAAGACCGCTTCTGTGCAGGCCTGCGCTCAGACATTGCCCTGCTGGAAATGGATAAGGCCGCACTTGCGCCCGAGACCTTCGCTGATGCCCCCTTTGAGCTGCCCACAGAAAAGCTCTTTGCGCTTATGCTGGACGGGCGCTTGCAGGAAGAGGCAGATATAGAGCAGCTGGCCTTCAAATTCCACGCAGGCCTGGCCGCCCAGATCACGGAAGCCTGCAAACTGGCCCGGGAGAAAACAGGCCTCACCACCGTTGCCCTTTCTGGCGGTGTCTTCCAAAACCACCTGCTGATGCGCCTCGTGCTGCAAGCCCTCAGAAAAGAGGAGTTCCAAGTGCTGAAGCACAGCCTGGTGCCCCTCAACGACGGCGGGCTGGCCCTGGGGCAGGCAGCAGCCGCCCTTTACCGGCTGAAAGAGATGAACGGATAG